A single region of the Fibrobacter sp. genome encodes:
- a CDS encoding BrnA antitoxin family protein: MDKEELKAALIASGHKIVENTLSAEELEDVERELDESVGIDDARLKVLVEKAKTALSGEKSSLKMVSLRLDPQTVENMKKKAAELGMPYQAVARKVLQAAFS, from the coding sequence ATGGATAAGGAAGAATTGAAGGCCGCGCTCATTGCCTCCGGCCACAAGATTGTGGAAAATACGCTTTCCGCTGAAGAACTTGAAGATGTGGAGCGAGAGCTTGACGAATCGGTTGGAATTGACGATGCTAGGCTGAAGGTCCTTGTTGAAAAGGCCAAGACAGCTCTTTCTGGGGAAAAGTCGAGCCTTAAGATGGTTTCTCTTCGCCTGGATCCACAGACGGTGGAAAACATGAAGAAGAAGGCTGCGGAGCTTGGAATGCCATATCAGGCTGTCGCCAGAAAAGTGTTGCAAGCCGCGTTCTCTTGA
- a CDS encoding DUF4258 domain-containing protein: MNITEHAIERMAERGFTPDMLGKFLSSGYKVEAANSGRYKMIGTVDGVSWTIIVEADMYTIVTVRRSHGGENG; the protein is encoded by the coding sequence ATGAATATCACGGAACACGCAATCGAAAGAATGGCAGAAAGAGGATTTACTCCCGATATGTTGGGAAAGTTTCTTTCTTCCGGTTATAAAGTTGAAGCTGCGAATTCCGGAAGATATAAGATGATTGGAACTGTTGACGGCGTGTCGTGGACGATTATCGTAGAAGCAGACATGTACACCATAGTAACGGTCAGAAGGTCACATGGAGGTGAAAATGGATAA
- a CDS encoding peptidylprolyl isomerase, translating into MLTWINEKAKWIIVIFAAGIAVGLLAMDRVPNQGHSYPVGVVNDKKISYAEFDSRIKNIVQNQYQGQHLEDEQYTQLRSDVFRSFVRQILLGEQFEKAELQASVAELESEFSRNPDAVRGRLVQEAQGRLYAIQQQATSQEDLMQRSQAYIASLPKFLTDSTFNKEDYEAWLKTPEAFKWGVMLQFEEDLKNTTIPVRQLQALVGASVHTTSLEANWSVDRRMTDYDVKVAVANGADFAVEDKTVDSVMVAGYYNAHRDSFFVTKDMAKFVYAYLPVEATTGDDARIREYAMTLYYQLTDSSATTSFEDMARISSEDPGSAENGGTLDREAGRGLYVPEFEKAALALDSGAISEPVRSQYGYHLIKSYGKSKDSTGAELAKVGHILLVVNASSETIDSLEAVLNTIKTAVDAGKSFADAAKEQGLEAKTSNWLSRGEDIEGMGYLKGLSAYAWPNENLPPEASKVSPVMKSNKWVAIAEKVGDLKAGDRSLDLFFNSIKANLLRAKAAAAAEAYLNSVAEKVKAVNPEDSTTAVEKVSVESKTTSVDGYVPGFGYSNANFAKAVKNAKVGEWTSAIATENGAVMLKVESKKAPEEEALKAAVKNEVANAGSYVGATLFNDYIANLEAGTPVVNNLDLFYRD; encoded by the coding sequence ATGTTAACGTGGATTAATGAAAAAGCCAAGTGGATTATTGTAATCTTTGCTGCAGGTATCGCAGTGGGCCTTCTGGCCATGGACCGTGTTCCGAACCAGGGACACAGCTATCCGGTTGGAGTTGTGAACGACAAGAAGATTTCTTATGCTGAATTCGACTCCCGCATCAAGAATATCGTCCAGAACCAGTACCAGGGTCAGCACCTCGAAGATGAACAGTACACCCAGCTTCGTTCCGACGTGTTCCGTTCCTTTGTCCGCCAGATCCTCCTTGGCGAACAGTTCGAAAAGGCCGAACTTCAGGCCTCAGTCGCAGAACTTGAATCTGAATTCTCCCGCAATCCGGACGCCGTTCGTGGCCGTCTGGTCCAGGAAGCTCAGGGTCGCCTCTATGCCATCCAGCAGCAGGCTACCTCCCAGGAAGACTTGATGCAGCGCTCTCAGGCCTACATTGCCAGTCTGCCGAAGTTCCTCACTGACTCTACCTTTAACAAGGAAGACTACGAAGCTTGGCTCAAGACTCCCGAAGCTTTCAAGTGGGGCGTGATGCTTCAGTTTGAAGAAGACCTCAAGAACACCACCATTCCGGTCCGCCAACTGCAGGCTCTGGTCGGCGCTTCTGTCCACACCACTTCTCTCGAAGCAAACTGGTCTGTGGATCGTCGTATGACCGATTACGATGTTAAGGTTGCTGTTGCTAACGGTGCAGATTTCGCTGTCGAAGACAAGACTGTTGACAGTGTCATGGTGGCTGGCTACTACAACGCTCATCGTGACAGCTTCTTCGTTACCAAGGATATGGCTAAGTTCGTTTATGCTTACCTCCCGGTTGAAGCTACCACTGGTGATGACGCTCGCATCCGCGAATACGCAATGACCCTCTACTACCAGTTGACTGATTCTTCTGCAACTACCTCCTTTGAAGACATGGCTCGCATTTCTTCCGAAGACCCGGGTTCTGCAGAAAATGGCGGTACTCTCGATCGTGAAGCTGGCCGTGGTCTCTATGTTCCTGAATTTGAAAAGGCAGCCCTCGCTCTCGATTCCGGTGCAATCTCTGAACCGGTTCGCTCTCAGTACGGCTACCACCTCATCAAGTCCTACGGCAAGTCCAAGGATTCCACCGGTGCTGAACTGGCTAAGGTCGGTCACATCCTCCTCGTTGTCAATGCTTCCTCTGAAACCATCGATAGCCTCGAAGCTGTCCTGAACACCATCAAGACTGCAGTCGATGCAGGCAAGTCCTTTGCTGACGCTGCCAAGGAACAGGGCCTCGAAGCCAAGACTTCCAACTGGCTCTCTCGTGGCGAAGACATCGAAGGTATGGGTTACCTCAAGGGTCTTTCCGCTTACGCTTGGCCCAACGAAAATCTCCCGCCGGAAGCAAGCAAGGTTTCCCCGGTCATGAAGAGCAACAAGTGGGTTGCCATTGCTGAAAAGGTCGGTGACCTCAAGGCTGGTGACCGTAGCTTGGATCTCTTCTTCAACAGCATCAAGGCAAACCTCCTCCGCGCAAAGGCTGCAGCTGCTGCAGAAGCATACCTGAACTCTGTTGCTGAAAAGGTGAAGGCTGTCAATCCGGAAGATTCTACCACCGCTGTTGAAAAGGTTTCTGTGGAATCCAAGACCACTTCTGTTGACGGTTACGTTCCGGGCTTTGGCTACAGCAACGCTAACTTCGCAAAGGCTGTGAAGAACGCTAAGGTTGGTGAATGGACTTCTGCCATCGCTACCGAAAACGGTGCTGTGATGCTGAAGGTTGAAAGCAAGAAGGCTCCGGAAGAAGAAGCCCTCAAGGCTGCAGTCAAGAACGAAGTTGCAAATGCTGGCAGCTATGTTGGCGCAACTCTCTTCAACGACTACATTGCAAACCTCGAAGCTGGCACCCCGGTTGTCAACAACCTGGATCTCTTCTACAGAGACTAG
- the nadB gene encoding L-aspartate oxidase, with product MYDILVLGAGISGLSAALHAAEKGLSVVILTKGAKPDGSSNYAQGGIATVTEKTDKFKFHIDDTLEAGAGLCKKEPVNILTKSGPATIKQLVKWGVQFTPSPVNREEFDLHLEGGHSHHRILHAADLTGKEIMRALLCELHKQKNIDYLENCYIKDLICNGEGKDKRCVGAKIIHQKSGEVENIYAKATILSTGGAGRIWQYTVCPPDSCGDGMAIAARAGAALQDIEFMQFHPTSLYAPSLKKPFLISEAVRGFGGILKNDKGEEFMNQVHPLHSLAPRDIVARAIHREMQRLGKPHMYIDLTGHTPKDIRSHFPNIYAKCMEVGVDMTKEWIPVVPAAHYMCGGVLVDTWSRTEIKGLYACGEVAATGVHGANRLASNSLLESVVYAIRAIDNIETSGLLKEKISTSRSSKKEKVSYTKAAYWRKRRKMLQDMMWTHCGIVRTVAGLNQGLKVIESLEADIATAIKNKETENFYFIEFQNALQVSKMILIAALRRKESRGLHYILDYPNPDPKSKHQSIYLGDKK from the coding sequence ATGTACGATATTTTGGTCCTTGGCGCCGGCATTTCCGGTTTGAGTGCAGCACTCCATGCCGCAGAAAAAGGTCTCTCTGTTGTCATCCTCACGAAGGGTGCAAAGCCGGACGGATCATCAAACTACGCCCAGGGCGGTATCGCTACAGTCACCGAAAAGACAGACAAGTTTAAATTCCACATTGATGATACCTTGGAAGCTGGCGCAGGCCTTTGCAAGAAGGAACCGGTGAACATTCTCACCAAGAGCGGTCCTGCCACCATCAAGCAGTTGGTCAAGTGGGGCGTCCAGTTTACACCTTCTCCCGTGAACCGTGAAGAATTCGACCTTCACCTGGAAGGCGGCCACAGCCATCACCGTATCCTTCACGCCGCAGACCTTACCGGCAAGGAAATCATGCGCGCCCTCCTCTGCGAACTCCACAAGCAGAAGAACATCGACTATCTGGAAAACTGCTACATCAAGGATTTGATCTGCAACGGTGAAGGCAAGGACAAGCGTTGCGTCGGCGCAAAGATTATTCATCAGAAGTCTGGCGAAGTTGAAAACATTTACGCAAAGGCCACCATCCTTTCTACTGGCGGTGCCGGACGCATTTGGCAGTACACCGTTTGCCCGCCGGACAGCTGCGGCGACGGCATGGCTATTGCAGCCCGCGCAGGTGCAGCTCTGCAGGATATCGAATTCATGCAGTTCCACCCCACCAGCTTGTACGCCCCCAGCCTCAAGAAGCCGTTCCTGATTTCCGAAGCCGTACGTGGTTTCGGAGGCATCCTCAAGAACGACAAGGGCGAAGAATTCATGAACCAGGTTCATCCTCTTCATTCTCTCGCTCCCCGCGACATCGTGGCTCGTGCCATCCATCGTGAAATGCAGCGTCTGGGCAAGCCACACATGTACATCGACTTAACTGGCCACACCCCGAAGGATATCCGCAGCCACTTCCCCAACATCTATGCAAAGTGCATGGAAGTTGGCGTGGACATGACCAAGGAATGGATTCCTGTTGTTCCGGCAGCGCACTACATGTGCGGCGGCGTACTGGTTGACACCTGGTCCCGTACCGAAATCAAGGGCCTTTACGCCTGTGGCGAAGTTGCTGCAACCGGCGTTCATGGTGCAAACCGTTTGGCATCCAACTCCTTGTTGGAAAGCGTCGTCTACGCAATCCGCGCTATCGACAACATCGAAACCAGCGGCCTCCTGAAGGAAAAGATTTCTACCTCCCGCTCCTCCAAGAAGGAAAAGGTCTCCTACACCAAGGCAGCCTACTGGCGCAAGCGCCGCAAGATGTTGCAGGACATGATGTGGACCCACTGCGGCATCGTCCGTACCGTGGCAGGCCTCAACCAGGGCCTCAAGGTTATCGAATCCTTGGAAGCAGACATCGCAACAGCCATCAAGAACAAGGAAACCGAGAATTTCTACTTCATCGAATTCCAGAACGCACTTCAGGTGTCCAAGATGATTCTTATTGCAGCACTCCGTCGCAAGGAATCCCGCGGCCTCCACTACATTCTGGATTACCCCAATCCCGACCCCAAGAGCAAACACCAGAGCATTTACCTGGGCGACAAGAAGTAA
- a CDS encoding serine/threonine protein kinase: MVAKSDKPTKIGGYKPTQELSSGAMGNLWLCHDPSLDRMVVVKQMRENLEENSDAVKRFMREGNILAHLNHPAIIQPHALWKERDGKLSLSMEFVNGITLRQLLDKCKQPPLWVVMAILYDVLGALGHAHRAGVVHRDLKPANIMIDVDGRVRLLDFGIAHTDNPLNDSEDSLTITGAILGTVTYMSPEQTLGEDASPASDLFAVGVIASEMLMGENVFRGENFADTVKRVQKLRITDKAFDKHVPKPLRKFVMKLLAKKPKNRPLTAFDAANELSEQMKNLPRDLSPYMGMWTAALKSSDENAGEDLFTEPPVYKTSKKVPFVLGLLSGAAISAAVASLILFVL; the protein is encoded by the coding sequence GTGGTAGCAAAAAGCGACAAGCCGACAAAGATTGGCGGATATAAACCGACCCAGGAACTGAGTTCCGGAGCCATGGGAAATCTGTGGCTCTGTCACGATCCTTCTTTGGACCGTATGGTGGTCGTCAAGCAGATGCGCGAAAATTTGGAAGAAAACAGCGATGCCGTCAAGCGTTTCATGCGTGAAGGCAACATCCTCGCCCACCTGAACCATCCGGCAATCATTCAGCCCCACGCCCTCTGGAAGGAACGCGACGGAAAGCTTTCGCTTTCCATGGAATTCGTCAACGGCATCACGCTGCGCCAGCTTCTTGACAAATGCAAGCAGCCGCCCCTGTGGGTTGTCATGGCAATTCTTTACGACGTACTTGGTGCATTGGGTCACGCCCACCGCGCAGGCGTTGTACACCGCGACTTGAAACCAGCCAACATCATGATTGACGTGGATGGCCGCGTACGCCTCCTGGACTTCGGCATTGCCCACACGGACAACCCGCTGAACGATTCCGAGGACAGCCTCACCATCACTGGTGCAATCCTCGGTACCGTCACCTACATGAGTCCGGAACAGACCCTTGGTGAAGACGCCTCCCCCGCCTCCGACCTTTTTGCGGTGGGCGTGATTGCAAGCGAAATGCTTATGGGCGAAAACGTTTTCCGCGGCGAGAACTTTGCAGATACAGTCAAGCGCGTCCAGAAACTCCGCATTACCGACAAGGCTTTCGACAAACACGTACCGAAGCCTCTCCGCAAGTTTGTCATGAAGCTTCTGGCAAAGAAGCCGAAGAACCGTCCGCTGACCGCATTCGACGCAGCCAACGAACTTTCTGAGCAGATGAAGAACCTTCCCCGCGACCTCAGCCCATATATGGGCATGTGGACTGCAGCACTTAAGAGCAGCGACGAAAACGCAGGCGAAGATCTTTTCACAGAACCTCCCGTTTACAAGACATCAAAGAAGGTCCCGTTTGTTCTCGGGCTTTTGTCCGGTGCAGCTATTTCAGCAGCGGTTGCAAGTCTCATTCTTTTTGTTCTATAG
- a CDS encoding CvpA family protein yields the protein MNTIDIVSLALMTLLALIGVWHGLLRGIFRLIAWASAVIGAYLTNAHFANTVVENLGCSNFSATIVCLCIGFLVPFLLFLFIGHVINRAVSDTVVNKFDRILGALFGVVKAVLILFALLTIMHVLPFGGVIKETRDTAVAYKLYQSTLESLGYSSDPIDLVDVAEKKATEFTKNITDKAAEKASEVASEAASRAATAAKDAADKALEEAKDAAKAAVDQTQKKAADAALNKKDSAESAKADTTRKN from the coding sequence ATGAATACCATTGATATTGTCAGCCTCGCTCTTATGACCCTTCTCGCCTTGATTGGCGTTTGGCATGGCCTGCTTCGAGGCATTTTCCGTTTGATTGCCTGGGCATCCGCAGTCATAGGGGCATACCTTACCAACGCACACTTTGCGAATACGGTCGTGGAGAATCTTGGTTGCAGCAATTTCTCGGCTACCATCGTTTGCCTCTGCATCGGTTTTCTCGTACCGTTCCTCCTGTTCCTTTTCATTGGCCACGTCATCAACAGGGCTGTCAGCGATACCGTCGTCAACAAGTTCGACAGAATTCTCGGAGCTTTGTTTGGCGTAGTCAAGGCTGTGCTGATCCTCTTTGCTCTGCTGACCATTATGCACGTTCTGCCTTTTGGCGGGGTCATCAAGGAAACCCGCGACACAGCCGTTGCATACAAACTTTATCAGAGCACTTTGGAATCCTTAGGTTATTCCTCCGACCCCATCGACTTGGTGGACGTTGCAGAAAAGAAAGCCACCGAATTCACCAAGAATATCACCGACAAGGCTGCAGAAAAAGCATCTGAAGTCGCAAGCGAAGCTGCAAGCAGGGCAGCCACCGCAGCCAAGGATGCCGCAGACAAAGCCCTGGAAGAAGCTAAAGACGCAGCAAAGGCCGCCGTCGACCAAACACAAAAAAAGGCAGCTGACGCCGCCCTTAATAAGAAAGATTCTGCAGAGTCCGCAAAAGCAGACACTACTCGCAAAAACTAG
- a CDS encoding amidohydrolase yields the protein MSKIVLKSVMFQGQVRDILISGKRFSKVVRPLTSKDYDKAEIVDCSGLAILPPFYNGHCHAAMTLLRGYADDMPLQEWLQNHIWPFEGKMTPKDIEIGSRLAVLEMIKSGTVFFADMYWHREQTMKVVKEMGIRASIGVTFAQGLMTDEAIENNFKFIKDHKFESDRVKLAVMPHSIYMVGEDLFKRCAKIAREEEMILHTHLSETAKEVKDCKKKDGCSPVELMARYGVLGDNFVAAHCVHLSEQDMALMAESGSAAVLNPCSNLKLNSGIPKIPKMLDSGMLVALGTDGASSNNNLDMHEEMKVASLLAKALGKADTLNADDVLKMATASGATAYGVEAGVIAEGFLADALLVDLRNERLNPCHNLVSNWVYAADSRAIHSVICDGKFVMKNRHIDGEEDIVREAEACAKSIASRC from the coding sequence ATGTCCAAAATTGTTTTAAAGTCCGTAATGTTCCAAGGTCAGGTGAGAGATATCCTCATTTCCGGAAAACGTTTTTCCAAGGTGGTTCGTCCCCTGACTTCCAAGGATTACGATAAGGCCGAAATTGTGGACTGTTCTGGCTTGGCTATCTTGCCTCCATTCTATAATGGACATTGCCACGCCGCCATGACCCTCTTGCGCGGCTACGCCGACGACATGCCTCTGCAGGAATGGTTGCAGAACCATATCTGGCCCTTTGAAGGCAAGATGACTCCTAAGGATATTGAAATTGGCTCACGCCTTGCGGTTCTTGAAATGATAAAGTCTGGTACGGTTTTCTTTGCTGATATGTACTGGCATCGTGAACAGACCATGAAGGTTGTAAAGGAAATGGGAATTCGCGCCTCCATTGGTGTCACCTTTGCACAAGGCCTTATGACTGACGAAGCCATTGAGAACAACTTCAAGTTCATTAAGGACCATAAGTTTGAATCTGATCGTGTAAAGCTTGCGGTGATGCCTCATTCCATCTACATGGTTGGGGAGGATCTTTTCAAGCGTTGCGCAAAGATTGCCCGCGAAGAAGAAATGATTCTTCATACTCATTTGTCTGAAACAGCAAAGGAAGTGAAGGATTGTAAAAAGAAAGACGGCTGTTCTCCTGTGGAACTGATGGCCCGTTACGGCGTGCTGGGCGATAACTTTGTCGCCGCCCATTGCGTGCATTTGTCTGAACAGGATATGGCCTTGATGGCTGAATCCGGTTCTGCTGCAGTTTTGAATCCCTGCTCCAATCTCAAGCTTAATAGTGGCATTCCCAAGATCCCGAAGATGCTGGATAGTGGCATGCTGGTGGCTCTTGGAACTGACGGCGCGTCCTCCAACAATAATTTGGATATGCATGAGGAAATGAAGGTGGCTTCCTTGTTGGCGAAGGCTTTGGGAAAGGCCGATACCTTGAACGCTGATGATGTCCTCAAGATGGCTACAGCAAGCGGCGCTACCGCTTATGGTGTAGAAGCCGGCGTTATTGCCGAAGGTTTCCTTGCCGATGCCTTGTTGGTGGATTTAAGGAACGAACGCTTGAACCCCTGCCACAACCTTGTGAGCAACTGGGTGTACGCTGCAGATTCCCGCGCCATTCACTCGGTCATTTGCGATGGCAAGTTTGTGATGAAGAACCGCCATATCGACGGTGAAGAAGACATTGTTCGCGAGGCGGAAGCCTGCGCCAAGTCTATTGCGTCTCGTTGCTAG
- a CDS encoding GGDEF domain-containing protein has translation MTNEQPETLPITRTEFSKLEIFKNVSFESLAGYLLGCKKILAQPGELLIDPEHPIRRLIVVLDGLLEVKLTSQGGNFSDTIEPGHSAGEMSIFDNIKPSASVYAKEPSHLLIVDATTALAMIHASHDLCLNFLHILCQRIRNNNRVVCQEEYHIRCIEENARVDSLTGLHNRRWLEEMYAREMTRSNAGNFKLCAFMLDIDHFKHVNDTYGHLAGDQVLMSVAQSITKSLRPSDMPVRYGGEEFTVFLPGTSLDNAKVIAERMRKNIEKMEITLPSGELLKVTVSIGFTERIENDSVPSIIERADQALYNAKENGRNRVCMNLGQDEMFLF, from the coding sequence ATGACAAACGAACAACCAGAAACACTACCAATTACACGAACTGAATTTTCCAAGTTGGAAATTTTCAAGAACGTTTCTTTTGAAAGCTTGGCAGGATACCTTCTCGGCTGTAAAAAAATTTTGGCCCAGCCCGGAGAGCTTTTGATTGATCCCGAGCACCCCATCCGTCGCCTTATTGTTGTTCTTGACGGTCTGTTGGAAGTTAAGCTCACGTCTCAGGGTGGCAATTTTTCTGACACTATTGAGCCGGGTCACAGCGCAGGTGAAATGTCCATCTTCGACAACATCAAGCCCAGTGCCAGCGTTTATGCCAAGGAACCTAGTCACCTGTTGATTGTAGATGCAACTACAGCGCTGGCTATGATCCACGCCTCCCACGATCTTTGTTTGAACTTTTTGCATATTCTATGCCAGCGAATCCGCAACAACAACCGTGTGGTTTGCCAGGAAGAATACCACATCCGTTGCATCGAAGAGAACGCACGAGTAGACTCCCTCACTGGTCTTCATAACCGTCGCTGGTTGGAAGAAATGTACGCCCGCGAAATGACTCGTAGTAACGCAGGCAATTTCAAACTCTGCGCCTTCATGCTGGACATCGACCACTTCAAGCACGTAAACGACACCTACGGTCACTTGGCTGGCGACCAGGTTCTCATGTCTGTGGCTCAGTCCATTACCAAGAGTCTGCGTCCCTCCGACATGCCAGTCCGTTACGGCGGCGAAGAATTCACCGTGTTCCTTCCGGGAACCTCCCTGGACAATGCGAAGGTCATTGCCGAACGCATGCGCAAGAACATTGAAAAGATGGAGATTACGCTTCCGTCTGGAGAACTTCTCAAGGTCACAGTCAGCATCGGTTTCACCGAACGCATCGAGAATGATTCCGTACCCTCCATTATCGAGCGTGCAGACCAGGCTCTGTACAACGCCAAGGAAAACGGACGCAACCGCGTTTGTATGAACCTGGGGCAAGACGAAATGTTCCTGTTCTAG
- the hisD gene encoding histidinol dehydrogenase, with amino-acid sequence MQIVKATPNSKEIERICGREVAPSREIYNKVVDILADIKKGGYAKAVEYAQKFDGLKGKNIRVSEKEIEKSAAKCPADLQKALKQAIKNVRDFHQNQMEESWLMEGKDGVVLGQRIRPMKRVGLYVPGGAGIYPSTVIMNAVPALVAGVQDIVVVTPIKGEINRAVAFVLQQLGITEVYHIGGAQAIGLLAYGAKDAKGKTIVERVDKIVGPGNVFAAVAKKEVFGVVDIDMVAGPSEVLVMADKTADPDFVAADLLSQAEHGSGFEAAICITDDMETAQMISACVDVQVENSPKKELLQKVLDNFGRILVVKDWFDGVAIANKIAPEHLEVMTDEAESMAAQIENAGAVFIGHWSSEPVGDYFAGPNHVLPTNGTGRFFSPLGVYDFLKRMSIIRYSEKAIKKNGKAIAAVAMEEGFYHHAQAVLKRL; translated from the coding sequence ATGCAAATAGTTAAGGCTACTCCTAATTCTAAGGAAATTGAACGCATTTGCGGTCGCGAAGTTGCTCCCAGCCGCGAAATTTATAACAAGGTTGTAGATATCCTTGCCGACATCAAGAAGGGCGGCTACGCAAAGGCTGTAGAATACGCTCAGAAGTTTGATGGCCTGAAGGGCAAGAACATCCGCGTTTCCGAAAAGGAAATCGAAAAGTCCGCCGCCAAGTGCCCTGCTGATTTGCAGAAGGCTCTGAAGCAGGCCATCAAGAACGTCCGCGATTTCCACCAGAACCAGATGGAAGAATCCTGGCTCATGGAAGGTAAGGACGGCGTGGTTCTTGGTCAGCGCATCCGCCCCATGAAGCGCGTGGGCCTCTACGTTCCGGGTGGTGCAGGCATTTACCCCAGCACCGTCATCATGAACGCAGTGCCCGCTCTCGTTGCAGGTGTTCAGGACATTGTGGTTGTTACCCCCATCAAGGGCGAAATCAACCGCGCCGTGGCATTCGTGCTGCAGCAGTTGGGTATTACCGAAGTCTATCACATTGGTGGCGCTCAGGCTATCGGCCTGTTGGCTTACGGTGCCAAGGACGCCAAGGGCAAGACCATCGTTGAACGTGTCGACAAGATTGTTGGCCCGGGTAACGTTTTCGCTGCTGTCGCCAAGAAGGAAGTCTTCGGAGTCGTAGACATCGACATGGTGGCTGGTCCCTCCGAAGTTCTCGTCATGGCCGACAAGACTGCCGATCCGGATTTCGTTGCAGCAGACCTGCTTTCCCAGGCGGAACACGGTTCCGGTTTCGAAGCCGCCATCTGCATTACCGATGATATGGAAACTGCCCAGATGATTTCTGCTTGCGTAGACGTCCAGGTGGAAAACAGCCCCAAGAAGGAATTGCTCCAGAAGGTGCTGGACAACTTCGGTCGCATTCTCGTTGTGAAGGACTGGTTCGACGGTGTTGCCATTGCAAACAAGATTGCTCCGGAACATCTTGAAGTCATGACAGACGAAGCTGAATCCATGGCCGCCCAGATTGAAAACGCTGGCGCCGTGTTTATCGGTCACTGGTCTTCTGAACCGGTGGGCGACTACTTTGCCGGCCCCAACCATGTGCTGCCCACCAACGGCACAGGCCGCTTCTTCAGCCCTCTCGGCGTGTACGACTTCCTGAAGCGTATGTCCATCATCCGCTACAGCGAAAAGGCCATCAAGAAGAACGGCAAGGCAATCGCCGCTGTTGCAATGGAAGAAGGCTTCTACCACCACGCACAGGCTGTCCTCAAGAGACTTTAA